A single window of Onychomys torridus chromosome 8, mOncTor1.1, whole genome shotgun sequence DNA harbors:
- the Nsrp1 gene encoding nuclear speckle splicing regulatory protein 1 isoform X3 encodes MKQTKLEIQKALAEDSTVYEYDSIYDEMQKKKEENNPKLLLGKDRKPKYIHNLLKAVEIRKKEQEKRMEKKIQREREMENGEFDDKEAFVTSAYKKKLEERAEEEEREKRAAALEARLDVTKQKDLSGFYRHLLNQTVGEEALPKSSFREARTGIKEEKLRGYSDEANSEDRPQQNCTLQTGDEGNPDADSDFDRESSDDDEGGEHKVNRGREEDTGASRKYRKHHKSQSHSRSPSEERGHGTRHQSSRSPKSRRHEQRGGRHQDSTARDQEGCPTGHGHRKEKSSHRHRESDRNDHCWRRWEQEDKPRERQDRERKRERYSSRERARDRRDDHDQHGEREEGSRDKEGRRERQENNGRHREMGKRERSRDGRGSSPGSRPEHEFPDQERSNKLRNVGKDTGDQEKPSPSETSLATKHRLAEERQEKGSEQERPPEPLSKFAKRSNEETVMSARDRYLARQMARINAKTYIEKEDDD; translated from the exons accaaacTGGAGATTCAGAAAGCTCTTGCAGAAGATTCCACTGTGTATGAGTATGACAGCATTTATGatgaaatgcagaaaaaaaaggaagaaaacaatcccaaattgcttttggggAAAGATCGAAAG CCCAAATATATTCACAACTTACTAAAAGCAGTTGAGATCAGAaaaaaggaacaggaaaaaagaatggaaaagaagatACAGAGAGAACGAGAGATGGAAAATGGAGAATTTGATGATAAAGAGGCATTTGTGACATCTGCTTATAAAAAGAAACTGGAAGAGAGagctgaggaggaggaaagagagaagagggcgGCTGCCCTGGAAG CACGATTGGATGTGACCAAGCAGAAAGACCTTAGTGGGTTTTATAGGCATCTGTTAAATCAAACCGTGGGTGAGGAAGCACTTCCTAAGTCCAGCTTCCGGGAAGCCAG gactggAATAAAAGAAGAGAAGCTCAGGGGCTACTCAGATGAAGCAAATTCAGAGGACAGACCACAGCAGAACTGCACTCTCCAAACTGGTGACGAGGGAAACCCAGATGCTGACAGCGATTTTGACCGTGAGAGCAGTGACGATGATGAAGGGGGGGAGCACAAAGTAAACCGCGGGCGGGAAGAAGACACAGGAGCCTCCAGGAAATACCGCAAGCATCACAAGAGTCAGAGCCACTCTCGGTCCCCCAGCGAAGAGAGAGGGCATGGCACCAGGCACCAGTCCAGCAGAAGTCCCAAGTCAAGAAGACACGAGCAAAGGGGAGGTCGGCACCAGGACAGCACGGCCAGAGACCAGGAGGGCTGTCCCACGGGCCACGGCCACCGGAAAGAGAAGAGTTCTCACAGGCACAGAGAATCGGATCGGAACGATCActgctggaggaggtgggagcaggaagaTAAACCAAGAGAAAGACAGGACCGAGAACGGAAAAGGGAGAGATACTCCTCTAGAGAGCGAGCGAGGGACAGACGAGATGACCATGACCAACACGgcgagagggaagagggaagcagagacaaagaaggaaggagggaaagacaggaaaacaacggcagacacagagagatgggGAAACGAGAGAGAAGTCGAGACGGGAGGGGGAGCAGCCCGGGGTCCAGACCGGAGCATGAGTTTCCGGACCAGGAGAGATCCAACAAACTAAGAAATGTGGGAAAGGACACGGGGGACCAGGAGAAGCCCTCTCCTTCTGAAACGTCACTAGCAACAAAACACAGACTGGcggaagagaggcaggagaagggcAGTGAGCAAGAGAGGCCCCCTGAGCCCTTGAGCAAGTTTGCAAAGCGGAGCAATGAGGAAACTGTGATGTCAGCTAGAGACAGGTACTTGGCCAGGCAGATGGCACGAATTAATGCAAAGACTTACATTGAGAAAGAGGATGATGACTAA
- the Slc6a4 gene encoding sodium-dependent serotonin transporter, translating into METTPLNSPKVLSACKDREDCQENGVLQKGVPTPGDRAEPGQISNGYSAVPSTSAGDEATHPIPAATTTTTLVAEIRQGERETWGKKMDFLLSVIGYAVDLGNIWRFPYICYQNGGGAFLLPYTIMAIFGGIPLFYMELALGQYHRNGCISIWRKICPIFKGIGYAICIIAFYIASYYNTIIAWALYYLISSFTDQLPWTSCKNSWNTGNCTNYFSQDNITWTLHSTSPAEEFYLRHVLQIHLSKGLQDLGTISWQLALCIMLIFTIIYFSIWKGVKTSGKVVWVTATFPYVVLSILLVRGATLPGAWKGVVFYLKPNWQKLLETGVWVDAAAQIFFSLGPGFGVLLAFASYNKFNNNCYQDALVTSVVNCMTSFVSGFVIFTVLGYMAEMRDEDVSEVAKDAGPSLLFITYAEAIANMPAATFFAIIFFLMLITLGLDSTFAGLEGVITAVLDEFPHIWAKRREWFVLIVVITCVLGSLLTLTSGGAYVVTLLEEYATGPAVLTVALIEAVAVSWFYGITQFCSDVKEMLGFSPGWFWRICWVAISPLFLLFIICSFLMSPPQLRLFQYNYPHWSIILGYCIGTSSIICIPTYIIYRLISTPGTLKERIIKSITPETPTEIPCGDIRLNAV; encoded by the exons ATGGAGACCACACCCTTGAATTCTCCAAAAGTGCTGTCAGCATGCAAGGACAGAGAGGACTGTCAAGAAAATGGTGTTCTACAGAAGGGCGTCCCCACCCCAGGGGACAGGGCAGAGCCTGGCCAAATATCCAATGGGTACTCTGCAGTTCCCAGCACGAGTGCAGGAGACGAAGCGACACACCCTAtcccagctgccaccaccaccaccaccctggtggCTGAGATTCGCCAAGGGGAACGAGAGACCTGGGGCAAGAAGATGGATTTTCTCCTGTCTGTCATTGGCTACGCCGTGGACCTGGGCAACATTTGGCGTTTTCCCTACATTTGCTACCAGAATGGCGGAG GGGCCTTCCTCCTCCCCTACACCATCATGGCCATCTTTGGGGGGATCCCACTCTTTTACATGGAGCTCGCACTGGGCCAGTACCACCGAAACGGATGCATTTCTATATGGAGGAAAATCTGCCCGATTTTCAAAG GGATTGGCTATGCCATCTGCATCATTGCCTTCTATATCGCCTCCTACTACAACACCATCATTGCCTGGGCACTCTACTACCTCATCTCCTCCTTCACGGACCAGCTGCCCTGGACCAGCTGCAAGAACTCTTGGAACACCGGCAACTGCACCAACTACTTCTCCCAGGACAATATCACCTGGACACTCCATTCCACGTCCCCTGCTGAGGAGTTTTACTT GCGCCATGTCCTGCAGATCCACCTGTCTAAGGGACTCCAGGACCTGGGGACCATCAGCTGGCAGCTTGCTCTCTGCATCATGCTCATCTTCACCATTATCTACTTTAGCATCTGGAAAGGAGTCAAAACatctggcaag GTGGTGTGGGTGACAGCCACCTTCCCTTACGTTGTTCTGTCCATCCTGCTGGTGAGGGGAGCCACCCTTCCTGGAGCCTGGAAAGGGGTTGTCTTCTACTTGAAACCCAACTGGCAGAAACTCTTGGAGACAGGG GTGTGGGTGGATGCTGCTGCTCAGATCTTCTTCTCTCTTGGCCCGGGCTTTGGGGTTCTCCTGGCTTTTGCTAGCTACAACAAGTTCAACAACAATTGTTACCA AGACGCCCTGGTGACCAGTGTGGTGAACTGCATGACCAGCTTCGTCTCTGGCTTTGTCATCTTCACGGTGCTTGGCTACATGGCTGAGATGAGGGATGAAGATGTATCTGAGGTGGCCAAAGATGCGG GCCCCAGCCTCCTCTTCATCACATATGCGGAGGCGATAGCCAACATGCCAGCAGCCACGTTCTTTGCCATCATCTTCTTCCTCATGCTCATCACTCTGGGTTTGGATAGCACG TTTGCAGGCCTGGAAGGCGTGATAACGGCAGTACTGGATGAATTTCCGCACATCTGGGCCAAGCGCCGCGAGTGGTTCGTGCTCATTGTGGTCATTACTTGCGTCTTGGGATCCCTGCTCACACTGACTTCT GGAGGTGCATATGTGGTGACGCTGCTGGAGGAGTATGCCACTGGGCCCGCCGTGCTCACTGTGGCACTCATTGAAGCCGTTGCTGTGTCTTGGTTCTATG GTATCACTCAGTTCTGCAGTGACGTGAAGGAGATGCTGGGCTTCAGTCCAGGATGGTTCTGGAGGATCTGCTGGGTAGCTATCAGTCCTCTGTTTCTCCTG TTCATCATTTGCAGTTTTTTGATGAGCCCACCCCAACTGCGGCTTTTCCAATATAATTATCCTCACTGGAGTATCATCTTGGGCTACTGCATAGGGACGTCATCTATCATCTGCATCCCTACGTATATCATTTATCGGCTGATCAGCACTCCAGGGACACTTAAGGAG CGCATTATTAAAAGTATCACTCCTGAGACACCAACAGAAATTCCCTGTGGGGACATCCGCTTGAATGCTGTGTAA